The Candidatus Magasanikbacteria bacterium RIFOXYB2_FULL_38_10 DNA window ATTGATCCTAATGTAGGGATTGTGGAAGTTCCGGACGAACGTTTAAAACCTTTGGCTAAAATTTCTGAGTCAGTAAAAGTTGTTCCTACTACGATTGAGTTTGTAGATATTGCCGGGTTAGTTAAAGGCGCCAGTAAAGGCGAGGGATTGGGTAATAAATTTTTGTCTCACATTAGAGAGGTTGCGGCCATTGTCCAGGTGGTGCGCGGTTTTAGCGATCCGGATATAATTCACGTTCACAGTCGAGTTAGTCCTAACGATGATTTGGAAATTATTGGTTTGGAATTGGCCTTAGCTGATTTGGAAACTGCAAAAAAGCATATGAGTGAATTAAAAAGTAAGGCCAAGTCCGGGAGTAATTTAATTTTGGATCAAGAAATCAGTCTCTTTGAGAGAATTATTAAATTTTTGGAAGAAGGAAAGGCTTTAAGAAACTTATCTTTAACTGATGATGAGAAAAAAAGCGTTAAATCATTTAGTTTTTTAACTTTAAAGCCGATGATTGCGGTTTTAAATGTTGATGAGCCGGAAAAACAAAAAGAACAAACTTTGACTTTAAATTTTGACGGACCAATCATAGAAATTTCGGCCAAATTGGAGGCGGAGCTGGCGGATTTAAATCCGGATGAGGCCAAAGAATATATGGATTCTTTGGGATTAAAACAAACAGGACTGGATAAATTAATTTTGGCTGGGTATCAGTTATTGGATTTGATTACTTTTTTAACCTCCGGACCGCAGGAAACAAGAGCTTGGACGGTTAAAAAAGGAGCTAAAGCTCCGCAAGCCGCCGGGGTTATTCATAGTGATTTTGAAAAAAGTTTTATCCGCGGTGAAATTGTTAATTGGAAGGATTTTTTGGAATGTGGCGGCTGGGCCAAAATAAAAGAAAGCGGAAAAATGCGCTTGGAAGGCAAAGATTATGTAATGCAGGATGGCGATGTTTGTTTTTTTCATGTAGGGGTTTAAGGTAAAAAACTCCCATCTATTAAGATGGGAGTTTTTTTAATTTTACGATCTCTCTTTTAACTTTTTGTTCCGGCCGAAAGTATGATATTGTCTTTTGTTCTTCCGTGAATGCTGTTTTTTCTAAGAGGGGAATAATTTGCCAACCTATACCCTTAAGCTTTTCTTTTAGTGGCAAATTCACTTCTCCGATTATCGGCCAAATCATCACAACTGTTCCTCCGTCAGTTAAGATTTTGTGAAACTCTTTTAAAGATGAAGAGTATAGATCGGTTAATTGTTTTCTCGTTTGCAGTAATTGGTCTTTATTTTCCCCGCCTCTTAATGGAGGACCTAAAAAAGGTTCGGTAATGATAGCTTCAAATTTTTGTTGAAAACACTCACTTAATTTTTGTGCGTCGCAAACTTTTATCTCCGCCCGTCCGCCGCCCCAGGCCAAATTTTTTTCCGTATCGGTTATGGCTTTCGGACTATTATCACTGCCAAAAAGATTTTTGTAATTCATTAATCCGGCTTCGGTAAGAATGGTGCCTGAACCACAAAAAGGATCTAGCAGTTTAGCGGTTTTAATAGTTTCTGCCAAGTTAATCATTATTTTAGCCAGTTTGGGCGGCAACATTCCGGAAAAGACATCTCGGCCGGGACGGCCAAAATCACGTTCGCTGAATTTATCAAAAGGTTGGACTGCCTTGGTTTCCGCCAGCCAAATATTTTTTTCATCGTCAGCAAGTATTATTTCCGCGCCGCGCGGGCTTAACAATTTATTCATTTTTACGGTTACGGAAGAAAGATTATCCTCGTTGGAGGTGACCAGGCGAGATTTTATGCCATTTTTTTCCAGAGTATTTTTAATTTCCAATCCTAAATTTTTTAGAAATTTACTGGGGTTTTTTTTAATTGTCCGGTGGTTATAAAAACTTAAGCCAAAAAATACTTTTTTATTTCCCGCTCCTTTTTCTTTTAAAAGAGGAAGGGTTTTTTCTTTGATGGCCTCGGCTAATTTTTCTGAAGACATTTCGGGAGTAGTTTCTATTTGATTAAATACCAGGCTAATTTTAATTGTTCCCCCCAGTTCTTGCATTAAAAAAGGCACGTCTAAAATGGATTCGGACTCAATAACGCAAAAAGGCGTAGCCCACGCCTTTAAAGAAAAATTGATTTTTTCCTTTTTAAGAACCGAGTTTATTTCCGCCAAAGAAAGAAGAGGCTCTCGTCCCAGAATAAATAAATAGAGCATTTAATTAGCAAAGGGATTTTTTAAATCCTTAATATTTAAGACGGAGGTAGTTTTTCGTTCTTCAAATTTTTGAACTTTTTGTAGTAGGTCTAAATTAAGATTATCTACGGCCAGCTGTGACTTTAAGATAATGATTTCCTCGGCTTGTGTCAAGGTTAAATAGAATTTTTGGTACAAAAAGAAAACAAAAATAATAAAGGAAGCGGATAAAATAGCTGCTAAAATGTAAAAACCCAGATGTAAGCTTAATTCAAATTTGGATATTTTTTGGGAAAATATTTTATTCTTCCACATAAATACTTGTTTTAATACCTAAAGTGATTGGAGTTGAGGTGGTTTTGATTAAAGATGATAAATTAAAAGAAGTTGGCGCGCCTTTGCTGAAAGTTAACTGATTGATGGTAAGAAAATAAGTGTTTTTTTGCAGGAAATCAAGATATTCTAAAATATTGGGGTAGGTGCCAATAACTGTAATGTCTAAATCCAGAGTATAAAAATTTTCGGATATTTTATTGTAGTTGGTTGATAAATTAAGGTTTTGTTTTAATTGCAAAGAATCGGATTTATTTTCCAGAAGGGTGATAAAATTTATCTCCTGATTTTTTTTAAGAATTTTTTTGTTTAAATCATCGGCTATTTTTTTGGCTTCTGAAAGATGAGTTTGAGAACGATGAAATTGTTTGGCTCTTTCATATTTAGCTTCCAATTCCGTTCGCAAATCAACTATCTGTTTGTTAATTTGTTTAATGCTTTGATATTGAGGAAGAATAATCAGAAAAGCAATGATTACAAAAATTAAAAAGGTTCCGCCAATGAGATAAATGAATTTTTTTTCTTGCAAATTAAACATATTTTTACTTTAAAATCATTTCCCCTTTAATTTCAAAATCAATATTTTCTTTGGCTGTTAAAACAGTAATGGGTATTTGCGGATTTTTAACCACTGCGGCTATTTCTAAATTTTTTTGATAATCCAGCAAGTTTTGTCGACTCAAAGCTTTTCCTTGTAGAATGATAGTTTGGCCTTTTTTTTGTAAATCCACACCGGAAAGACTAATTCCGTCATTTTTAATATTGGATAATTTAACCAGATAAACAGACCAATCATTATAAGCAAGATTGGCTAAATTGGCCTTTTTAAGAATTTGATTGATGTTCATTACTTGATTATTAATGGATTTGTTTTCTGCTTCCATAGAAAAGGTGGTTTGTTGAAGTTTTTCCAAATTGTCATTTAAAACTATTTTGGCCCAAATTAAAAAACTTCCGATAATGGCGCTGTAAAGTAGCAACAATTCGGCAATAATTTTAAAGAAAAATAATAAATAGATATTGTAAAGAATTTTTCTTTTTTCCGGAGGAATTAAATTTAAAGTGGTTTTCATAATTTTAAGCTCCGCTTATAAAATGATGGGCATTTCTATTGCTCTTAGAGCCAGACCAATGGCCGTGGTATAGGAAAGGGATTCTTCTTGCGTCATGGGCTCCTGTCCTTTAGCATAAATGTTAACCCAGGGATTAGCTTTGCGGATTTTTATTTTTAATTTGGCGGAAAGAAAATTTTCCAA harbors:
- a CDS encoding redox-regulated ATPase YchF, yielding MSFSIGIVGLPNVGKSTLFKALTKKQALIANYPFATIDPNVGIVEVPDERLKPLAKISESVKVVPTTIEFVDIAGLVKGASKGEGLGNKFLSHIREVAAIVQVVRGFSDPDIIHVHSRVSPNDDLEIIGLELALADLETAKKHMSELKSKAKSGSNLILDQEISLFERIIKFLEEGKALRNLSLTDDEKKSVKSFSFLTLKPMIAVLNVDEPEKQKEQTLTLNFDGPIIEISAKLEAELADLNPDEAKEYMDSLGLKQTGLDKLILAGYQLLDLITFLTSGPQETRAWTVKKGAKAPQAAGVIHSDFEKSFIRGEIVNWKDFLECGGWAKIKESGKMRLEGKDYVMQDGDVCFFHVGV